GCGGTGCGCCGGAGTCGCACGGCGCGGTTCCCGGTCTGCACCGCTGCCGGGACGAATCCGTCCCGCGAATGCGACTCGCGCCCGCCCGGCGAGAATGCGGGGAAAACCCGAAGTCGTTATCCGACATCATGTTATGCAGCAACTCGAAACGGGCGTGCAACTCGCAGAGGCCTTTCCACGTTCCAATGGGAGTGGGGCAATCGTCTGAGAGGTGCTGGACCCTTCCCGCGGAGATATGGAGATGGCTCGATCAACCGACAGAACGAGTGCTGCTCTGCTCGTCGCCACCGTGGTCCTGCTTGCCGGGTCGTTTGCCGGCTTCAGCTTCGGCGCGACCGGCAGGGACCTGCGTAATGCCAGCCAGGCTACACCCCTGCTCCTGCAGTCGGCAGCAGCCACACCCAGAGATTCGGCGACACCGTGTGCCGATCCGGAGCACCGCAACGATGTGCGCCCGGCCCTTTCCGCACAGCCGGCTCCCGCGCCGCTCCCTCCGCGCCCCCGTCCCATCAGCACCTGACGCACGGCCACGACCTCGTGGCCAGACTCCCCGCGCTTTCCACCCGCCCGTCCTTGACCGCGGCCGCCGTGACTTCCTATTATTAGACAAATATCTAAATGTGGGATGCCATGGGTCTGGACGATACGATGCGGGCGCTGGCGGATCCGACGCGCAGGGAGATTCTGCGGCGGCTGCGGGAGCGCGACATGACGGCGGGCGAGATCGGGGCGTTGTTCCCGATCACGGCGGCGTCGACGTCGCATCACCTGTCGGTGCTGAAGGAGGCGGGGCTGGTGCAGGCGGAGCGGGAGGGGCGGAGCATCGTGTACTCGCTGGACTCGACCGTTTTCCAGGAGCTGCTGGAGGAGATGCTGGAG
The window above is part of the Longimicrobiales bacterium genome. Proteins encoded here:
- a CDS encoding autorepressor SdpR family transcription factor, with product MGLDDTMRALADPTRREILRRLRERDMTAGEIGALFPITAASTSHHLSVLKEAGLVQAEREGRSIVYSLDSTVFQELLEEMLEFFGVGGER